The DNA sequence GTGACGTCTCTCTCTTATCTTCTCTGGTGTTTCTGAATGTATTCTTAGTATGGCTCTACACTTttaaatcactgtgtgtgtgtttccattccTCCACAGAGCTTCCAGACAGTGTGTCCATCAGCTATAGGACGTACCCTGATCCGATGGTTGAGAAGCATCACTACCAGCTACAGTGTCTTGTCCAGAACATCGCTCCTATTGAGAGACTCAGGGTGACCTTCTACAAAGTCAATACCACTGGTGAACAGACAGAATTAGACACACAACAGAAATCCAAGGACAACATCAAGACACCAGAGAATGGGGCCTATACTCTGGACTTCACCCCTAGTAGAGATGATGACAGGGCCCAGTTGTGGTGTTCAGCCATGTTGGATCTGGGACCAGAGATACCCCAACCTCCTCCTGTAATGGAATCAGACCGCCTCAACATCACCGTGCTCTGTGAGTCCATCTGGTTCTCTGTCTCCACACATTTAGTACAACTGTTAGTTAGATACCAGACGAGTCATGACGTTCACTGATGTTGTTTTCACTTCCTATTCTCTCATTAATCAACTTGTttcatctctctttatctccttctctctctctctcgctctctctctctctctccccctccttctcttccaGACAAGCGTCAGATCACTATGAGTCCTGGATGTTTCTCCATGAGGATCACAGAGGGCGACACCTTATCACTTAACTGTAGTGCAAATGGTAACCCTGCCCCCTCATACGATTGGATGATTGGTTGGTTGCATTGAGAaaatgttcagaccccttgacattttccacattttgtcaagttacagccttattctaacatgtattaaatagtttttccccccctcatcaatctacacacaacaccccataatgacaaagcaaaaacaggtttttagacatttttgcaaatgtataaaaaatactaAACTTAATTATaccatttacataagaattcagaacctttactctgtactttgttgaagcacatttacAGCctgaagtcttcttgggtatgacactacaagcttggcacacctgtatttgggctcacgagtggtgcagcggtctaaggcactgcatctcagtgcaagaggtgtcactacaatccctggttcgaatccaggctgtatcacatctggccgtgattgggagtcccatttggcggcgcacaattggcccagcgttgttcggGCTTGGcaggggtaggtcgtcattgtaaataagaatttgctcttaactgacttgcctagttaaataaaggttatattaaaaatgtggggagtttctcccattcttctctgcagatcttatcaagctctctcaggttggaaggggagtgtcgctacacagccattttccggtctctccaggttctctctgtacttttctccattcatctttccctcaatcctgactagtctcccagtccatgcttctgaaaaacatccccatagcatgatgatgctgctgccaccaccatgcttcaccgcagggatggccgttagcctagtggttagaacgttggtaCAGTAACCAAAAGTTTGCTATGtcaaatcctcgagctgacaaggtaaatatctgtcattctgcccctgaacaaggcagttaacccactgttcctaggccgtcattgtaaataagaatttcttcttaaatgactagttaaataaaaatataaaaaaagggatgctgccaggtttcctccacacgtgacacttggcattcaggtcaaagagttcaatcttggtttaatcagaccagagaatcttgtttcgcattggtctgagattctttaggtgccttttggcaaactccaagtgggctgtcatgtgacttctactgaggagtggtttccgtctggccactctaccataaaggcctgattggtggagtgttacagagatggttgtccttctggaaggttctcccatctccacagaggaactctggagctttttcagagtgatcatcgggttcttggtcacctccctgaccaaggcccttctcccctgattgctcagtttggccgggcggccagctctaggtagagtcttggtggtttcaaattcttccatttaagaatgactgttcttgaggaccttcaatgctgcagacatttcttggtacccttccccagatctgtgcctcgacacaatcacgTCTTGGAGCTCAATggacatttccttcgacctcatgacttggtctttgctctgacatgcactgtcaactgtggaaccttacatagacaggtgtgtgcttttccaaatcatgtccaatcaattgaatttaccacaggtggactccaatcaagttgtagaaaggtctcaaggatgatcaatggaaacaggatacacctgagctcaatttccagtctcatagcaaagggactgaatacttatgtaaataaggtgtttctgatttttatttttaataagtataaaaaataaatgtattctattttttttctctttgtcattatggggtattgtgtgtagattgatgaggattttttttattgaatccattttagaataaggctgtaacataacaaaatgtggaaaaagtcaagggatctgaatactttccaaattcactgtatctcccttcctctcctctctccctctccttctcatctgcctctccctctcctcctcccctctgcccctctcccccatctGCCTCTCGTCTCTTTCTACTCTCCTGCCCTGTAGTGGACTACCTGCCCATCATTACAGGGCTGGCTGCGGTGGTGATCCTCTTGGTGGTCTCCTGTTTCATCTACTCCTCTTACTGTAAACACAGAGGCATGGGCCACTAACAGCTGAAAAACGTGTTGCCACGACGACACAAGAACAAACACGTGGTGCACCACAACGGAATGGACCTTTATGTAGAGGAGGGGTTGGGGTCAGAGCATGTGAACAGAGGTGAATGTTTGGAAATTCGGATGAGTGGGTGTGGCTCTCCACGTCTTTTTCTACTGCTCCCTCACAGAAAAAAACCCAACAAACACCGCTCCATTTATCAAATCAATTGTTtttaagtattgaaaccaaaccataacCATATGgttttgaatgaaaagtatttgaataaaTATTAAACGATgaatttaacatttttattttaaatgtaacctttacttagctaggcaagtcagttgagaacaaattcgtatattataatgatggcctacccctgccaagccttaacccggatgacgctgggccaattgtgcgtcgccctttgaaccaggtctgtagtgacgcttctagcactgagatgcagaccgctgcgccactcgggagcgaACATAAATTCAAATAAGGTTaaatgtcatattaaacactTAATTGTCCAGGCTCTAAGAAAGAACAAAAATGAATTCTTTAGGCCATATTATTACAATTATTTCCAGGCTATAGCCTacaagaaatacattgtgaagcatttacCAGTGCAACACAGTAGGCTGGTAGGAACCAGAGTACGTGAGCGGAGCTGGAACGGAGCAGagcgtgcccaatttgactggatcgtggagcgagattcccaaaggctggagcgtcgGTCTTCTCCAATTTCGCTCCAGTAGCGCTCACTTcagctcagggcatgcccggcccagcatgcatttgtagtctatgtgtgtgctgctatatataatagccccttgctttagctactgccATGACgttcgctaaatattttcataaagaagcTGATAAAGCACACAGGGtctaaatcaaggtgacttacaaagatgaggaccaagagcaagagagggagtgcggtAACGTAGAGTCCACTGTTTTGTGTAAGGCTGCCACCTGCTGGTATGACGTTAAACTGTTAGGTTATAGACCGGATGTCATTGTTTTATGCTTGTTGTTACACGCTGGCTACATGAAAcatccacaactaaagaatcattgttgAATCTTCCTTCCATCGAAGAAGACAGCTGTCAATGATCACGTTAGGCtgcgtttcattttatttttttcatggcGGTTTGATCGTGGGGGAGGCGCTAGTAATGTCTGCAGTTGTCGGTTTGGCTACTTGTTTCAAGGTATTCGTCTATAAATAAATatctttgccaaaattcgtcatttctcccatgtcttatttgactagtagttgttctgaaatgtttattgcttgccaacattttactccctcctctgtttaatataacacacaaacattcattattcatttcggttgcctatcctgacgtgaagtttgttctatagaaagtatttgactctaatGACagaattaaggaaattagaaggggggcaTTTTCCTGCCTGCCGaaatccaccccccccccccccccccctttctaaattccttaattttgtgtctagagtcaaatactttctgtggcacacactaCTGGTCAACATGAGCTACCAAAATGATTCTGAAGTGTGCCAGTCCTTGCAGTCCCAAGATAGAAGGGATGGGGgggattttcggcacaacacctgtTCTCAaggcaccatcgcatgagcctgaagccacagactggCTAAACTcctgtttctaaaaatgaatttaAAGACACTAATAACTCATTTTTCGTCGAGTTTATATTTAATTCAAAGTAAGTCACAGCCTGTAGGGTACTAGGAGGTATCTAGCCCCCCCTAAGAACAATGTCTAATTGTTGACACAAAAAAGCAACAATTGGTGAAAAAATTGGTAAGTGGATAAAGGTCATGCTTAGGCAGAATAAACTATAAAGGGAGATAAATGACTACAgtttacactttttttgttatttcatgaAATGTTGTTACCCCTGTAGAAGGGCCAGTTACCCCTGTAGAAGATTATGGCATAGGGTTTCACACAAGTGTGTTAAAATCCATTTAGTCAGTTTTATCTAGAAATGatttagtaagtaatacttaaAAGCTAAGTCtattttaattatttaaataaactatgggggggggggggtggtgttgCACAGGTCACTATTAATATCTGCACTATGAGCAGATTTGATGTAAAGTCTTTTTAACTCTCCTGCACATTCATTTTCTTTGTTGTTCCTTTACCTTTAATTACTTTACATATACAATCCGTGATGTACAATTGCACAAAATGCTATTTGAATAGTGCAAGATTTTAAATCCCAGCAATCTTTAAAATGAAATTCAAGAGCAAAAGGTTTTTAATTCAGAAAAAACATATTCATTGAATATCATATTacatattttattaatttaacttggcaagaacaaattcttatttacagtgacagcctaccccggccaacactgggccaattgtgctccaccctatgggactcccaatcatggccagatgtgatgtagcctggatttgaaccagggactgtagtgacacctctgagatgcagtgcctgagatgcagtgccttagaccgctgcgccactcgggagccaatagCAATGTTATTTAATAACATTGGAATTTAACATTTCATAACAATAACTTAACTAATTAATTCAGTGTAACATTGATGTGGCAACTCTCTTATGCTCTGCTGTAGCACAATTCTAATTTGTACATGGGTCAGAAATAAAGCTATCCCCAGTAAAATTGAGGCACAACTCATGAGCCCACCTCTTGCACTGCTCACACCTAATCCAGTCCCCGCCTGTGACTGAAAACAGGGGGAAGAGATGCAATTGAAAAGTTCTCTCttaaaaatgtagctagctatctagctatatgACATCACAATGCTGTGTAAAATACCTACAAGGTTAGAAAACAACATTAACTGTAAAGCTATCAGTCATAATGTTTAACAAGAAACATTTACAACTGCAATTAAGTTACGCTATCTTTTTCATGTATTTTACCTCAGACATCTAGTAGTAAGGTTGCTAGCTAGCACTCCTAGCAGCTTGTGCTAACTAGCATTTACTGCTATtaaagttgctagctagcactcTTAGCAGCTTATGCTAACTAGCAAGCTGGCTAGCATTTACTGCTAGTgaagttgctagctagccagtCAATGTTAGCGCACTTGTTTGTATTTGAATGTAGGATACACTATGTGGATTGCCTGTGTATGTTGGCCTATGTAAAATTTgtgtattcggctatttcagccacacccgttactgacaggtgtataaaattgagcacagagccatgcaatctcaaCAGACAAACATTGCgggtagaatggccttactgaagagctcagtgactttcaatgtggcactgtcataggatgccacctttccaacaagtcagtttgtcaaatctctgccctgctagagcttccctggtcaactgtaagtgctgttattgtgaagtggaaacatctaggagcaacaacggctcagccgcaaagtggtaggccacacaagatcacagaacaggaccgccgagttcTGAAGCTCGTAGCAcgcaaaaatcgtctgtcctcggttgcaacacccattaccgagttccaaactgcctctggaagcaacgtcagcacaataactgtttgtcggaagcttcatgaaatgggtttccatggacgagcagccgtacacaagcctaagatcaccatgcacaatgccaagcgtcggctgaagtAGTGCAAAACTCGccgacattggactctggagcagtggaagcgcattctctggagtgatgaatcactcttcaccatctggcagtccgatggacgaatctggatttggcggacgCCAGGCAaacgctacctgtcccaatgcatagtgccaactgtaaagtttggtgaggaggaataatggtctagggctgtttttcatggttcgggctaggcccgttagttccagtgaagggaaatctcaacgctacggcatacaatgacattctagataattctgtgcatccaacattttggcaacagtttggggaaggccctttcctgtttcagcatgacaatacccctgtgcacaaagcgaggtccatacagaaagggtttgtcgagGTCGCTGTGGAGtattggaggctgctgagggagaacaactcataataatgtctggaacggagcgaatggaatggcatcaaaccatgtgtttgacagatttgataccattccactgattcctctccagccattaccacgagcccgtcctccccaattaaggtgccaccaatctcctgtggtgtggaagaagttgaccggcctgcacagagccctaaactcaactccatcgaagacctttgggatgaattggaactctgactgcgagccaggcctaatcgttcaactaatgctcttgtggctcaaaggaagcaagtccccgcagcaatgttccaacatctagtggaaagccttcccagaagactggaggctgttatagcagcaaagtggggaccaactccatattattgcccatgattttggatgaGATGTTCAtctccatatacttttggtcatgtagtgtatctggttACACTTGAAGACCGGTGCAAAATCAAATACCAC is a window from the Salmo trutta chromosome 38, fSalTru1.1, whole genome shotgun sequence genome containing:
- the LOC115178378 gene encoding uncharacterized protein LOC115178378 isoform X1, with protein sequence MTTKGGCSRLRRSPYKKSFRHAECLGISPARLVVKYGDPASSNCSSDTPVQLGWEATQGGTDVTDKEVKFLHWRVNSVTDWNIKPTCFTEGGQCQKQLDITVYKLPDSVSISYRTYPDPMVEKHHYQLQCLVQNIAPIERLRVTFYKVNTTGEQTELDTQQKSKDNIKTPENGAYTLDFTPSRDDDRAQLWCSAMLDLGPEIPQPPPVMESDRLNITVLYKRQITMSPGCFSMRITEGDTLSLNCSANVDYLPIITGLAAVVILLVVSCFIYSSYCKHRGMGH
- the LOC115178378 gene encoding uncharacterized protein LOC115178378 isoform X2; this encodes MEIVILVSLLSLYCDFTDAECLGISPARLVVKYGDPASSNCSSDTPVQLGWEATQGGTDVTDKEVKFLHWRVNSVTDWNIKPTCFTEGGQCQKQLDITVYKLPDSVSISYRTYPDPMVEKHHYQLQCLVQNIAPIERLRVTFYKVNTTGEQTELDTQQKSKDNIKTPENGAYTLDFTPSRDDDRAQLWCSAMLDLGPEIPQPPPVMESDRLNITVLYKRQITMSPGCFSMRITEGDTLSLNCSANVDYLPIITGLAAVVILLVVSCFIYSSYCKHRGMGH